One window of the Allosaccharopolyspora coralli genome contains the following:
- the ggt gene encoding gamma-glutamyltransferase, with protein sequence MGKRIRFAVAVFAPIALIASTAHAAGAESPPPKKVPEAIGLGGAVSSVDLDATNAGIEVLRRGGNATDAAVAVAAALGVTEPYSGGIGGGGYFVHYDAQTGEVSTLDGRETAPASADRSLFLDNGAEIPFDEAVTSGLSVGTPGLPRTFEQALDRWGTRELDTVLEPAVELAREGFRVDEHFREQTAQNEERFAAFPATRELFLPGGQPPEVGSTLRNPDLAETYETLGDNGVDAFYQDEIARDVVETVQNPPVEPESDLRVRSGDLRTEDLESYEAIEREPTHVRYRGLDVYGMAPSSSGGTTVGQALNMLENTDLSQVDSAEYLHRFLEASKVGFADRNRWVGDPEQVDVPTEGLLSQEFADSRECLIKPDATLPTPVAAGDPRAPGGECEPETSDARTPREGPHTTHLNVADATGDVVSFTITIEQTGGSGMVVPGRGFLLNNELTDFSFTPTTPGEPDPNLPGPSKRPRSSMSPTLVLDGGEPMLSVGTPGGSTIITTVLQVLTARLDRGLPLVDAIAEPRASQRNTAQTRAEPEFTARPETVRLQELGHVFDTGDGEIGNASGLERLPDGRWVAAAETTRGGGGSAAVVIPAG encoded by the coding sequence GTGGGCAAGCGGATCCGGTTCGCTGTCGCAGTGTTCGCGCCGATCGCGCTCATCGCGTCGACGGCACACGCGGCCGGCGCGGAGTCACCGCCGCCGAAAAAGGTGCCCGAGGCGATAGGTCTGGGCGGCGCCGTCTCCAGTGTGGACCTCGATGCGACGAACGCGGGGATCGAGGTGCTGCGACGCGGCGGGAACGCCACCGACGCGGCCGTCGCGGTCGCCGCCGCGCTGGGCGTCACGGAACCGTACTCCGGAGGCATCGGCGGCGGAGGCTACTTCGTCCACTACGACGCCCAGACCGGAGAAGTGTCCACACTCGACGGCCGCGAGACGGCACCGGCCTCCGCCGACCGGAGCCTGTTCCTCGACAACGGTGCGGAGATTCCGTTCGACGAAGCGGTCACCAGCGGGCTCAGCGTCGGCACGCCCGGGCTCCCGCGAACCTTCGAACAAGCACTCGACCGTTGGGGCACGCGCGAGCTCGACACCGTCCTCGAACCCGCGGTGGAGCTCGCCCGCGAGGGTTTCCGGGTGGACGAGCACTTCCGCGAGCAGACCGCGCAGAACGAGGAGCGGTTCGCCGCGTTCCCCGCGACTCGTGAGTTGTTTCTCCCCGGCGGGCAGCCGCCGGAGGTGGGATCGACGCTGCGCAACCCGGACCTCGCCGAGACCTACGAGACGCTCGGCGACAACGGCGTGGACGCGTTCTACCAGGACGAGATCGCCCGCGACGTGGTGGAGACGGTGCAGAACCCGCCCGTGGAACCGGAGTCGGACCTGCGAGTGCGGTCCGGGGACCTGCGCACCGAGGACCTCGAGAGCTACGAGGCGATCGAGCGGGAACCCACGCATGTGCGCTACCGCGGTCTCGACGTGTACGGGATGGCGCCGTCGAGCTCGGGTGGCACGACCGTCGGGCAGGCGCTGAACATGCTCGAGAACACCGATCTCTCGCAGGTGGACTCGGCCGAGTACCTGCACCGGTTCCTGGAGGCGAGCAAGGTCGGCTTCGCCGACCGCAACCGGTGGGTCGGCGACCCGGAGCAGGTCGACGTGCCCACCGAGGGGCTGCTGAGCCAGGAGTTCGCCGACTCACGGGAATGCCTGATCAAGCCGGACGCCACCCTGCCGACACCGGTCGCAGCGGGTGATCCGCGCGCTCCCGGCGGCGAGTGCGAGCCCGAAACTTCCGACGCGCGCACTCCACGAGAGGGTCCGCACACCACCCATCTCAACGTCGCCGACGCGACCGGGGACGTGGTGTCCTTCACGATCACCATCGAGCAGACCGGCGGCAGCGGCATGGTGGTGCCCGGCCGAGGGTTTCTGCTGAACAACGAGCTGACAGACTTCTCGTTCACCCCGACCACCCCGGGTGAGCCGGACCCGAACCTGCCGGGGCCGAGCAAGCGCCCGCGCAGCTCCATGAGTCCGACGCTCGTGCTCGACGGTGGCGAGCCGATGCTGTCGGTCGGTACGCCGGGTGGATCGACGATCATCACGACCGTGCTGCAGGTCCTCACCGCACGTCTGGACCGGGGCCTGCCGCTCGTGGACGCGATCGCCGAACCCCGAGCCTCGCAACGGAACACCGCGCAGACCCGGGCCGAGCCGGAGTTCACCGCACGACCGGAAACGGTTCGGTTGCAGGAACTCGGCCACGTCTTCGACACCGGCGACGGTGAGATCGGCAACGCCTCCGGCCTGGAGCGGCTCCCGGACGGGCGGTGGGTCGCCGCGGCCGAAACCACTCGCGGCGGGGGTGGCTCCGCGGCGGTGGTGATCCCGGCGGGGTGA
- the def gene encoding peptide deformylase, giving the protein MTVQPIRLFGDPVLRTPATEVVDFDKELRTLVSDLWDTMEQQGGAGLAAPQLGVGLRVFTYHCDGVGGHVVNPTWTVIGDETQYGQEGCLSIPGVSRDCTRHRNVVARGWNMHGEPIEIEGSDLLARCIQHETDHLDGVLFLDRLDEQTRKDAMREIRGASWFEGAAPVIKQNPHPLFGAR; this is encoded by the coding sequence GTGACCGTCCAGCCGATCAGACTGTTCGGCGATCCCGTGCTGCGGACACCCGCCACCGAGGTCGTCGACTTCGACAAGGAGCTGCGCACCCTGGTCTCCGACCTGTGGGACACCATGGAGCAGCAGGGCGGTGCCGGACTCGCCGCGCCGCAGCTCGGCGTGGGACTGCGCGTGTTCACGTATCACTGCGACGGTGTCGGCGGACACGTGGTGAACCCGACGTGGACGGTGATCGGCGACGAGACGCAGTACGGGCAGGAAGGCTGCCTGTCAATTCCGGGTGTCTCCCGAGACTGCACGCGTCACCGCAACGTCGTCGCGCGAGGCTGGAACATGCACGGTGAGCCGATCGAGATCGAAGGCAGCGACCTGCTCGCCCGCTGCATCCAGCACGAGACCGACCACCTCGACGGGGTGCTGTTCCTGGACCGGCTCGACGAACAGACCCGCAAGGACGCGATGCGGGAGATCCGCGGCGCCTCGTGGTTCGAGGGGGCCGCACCGGTGATCAAGCAGAACCCGCATCCGCTGTTCGGGGCGCGCTGA
- the fmt gene encoding methionyl-tRNA formyltransferase codes for MRLVFAGTPEAAVPTLRALIDSADHEVVAVVTRPDAPSGRGRTVHRSPVAALADEHGIEVLTPQRATDADFVERLKELEPECCPVVAYGALLTQDVLDIPGYGWINLHFSLLPAWRGAAPVQAAIQHGDEITGASTFRIVRELDAGPVFGVVTDEIRGTDTAGELLERLAVSGAELMLATLDGVQHGTVHAEPQPTDGVSYAPKVSVDDAKVDFAVSAQAVDRLVRATTPDPGAWSWFREERVKLGPVTPVVEADPLDPGEVRVEKRRVLVGTATVPVRLGDVQAQGKKRMAATDWARGTRIEAGERVR; via the coding sequence ATGCGGCTGGTCTTCGCAGGCACGCCCGAAGCGGCGGTGCCCACACTTCGAGCGTTGATCGATTCCGCCGACCACGAGGTCGTGGCGGTCGTGACCCGGCCGGACGCGCCGTCGGGTCGGGGCAGGACGGTGCATCGCTCGCCGGTGGCCGCGCTAGCCGACGAGCACGGCATCGAGGTGCTCACCCCACAACGCGCCACGGATGCGGACTTCGTGGAGCGTCTGAAGGAGCTGGAACCGGAGTGCTGCCCGGTGGTGGCATACGGCGCGCTGCTCACCCAGGACGTGCTCGACATCCCCGGGTACGGGTGGATCAACCTGCACTTCTCGCTACTGCCCGCGTGGCGGGGCGCCGCGCCGGTGCAGGCGGCGATCCAGCATGGCGACGAGATCACCGGAGCGAGCACGTTCCGGATCGTGCGTGAGCTCGACGCCGGACCGGTCTTCGGTGTCGTGACCGACGAGATTCGCGGCACCGACACCGCGGGTGAATTGTTGGAGCGGTTGGCCGTCTCCGGGGCCGAGCTGATGCTCGCCACGCTCGACGGCGTGCAGCACGGCACCGTGCACGCGGAACCGCAGCCTACGGACGGGGTGAGTTACGCGCCGAAGGTGTCCGTCGACGACGCCAAGGTCGATTTCGCGGTGTCCGCGCAGGCGGTCGACCGGCTGGTCCGAGCGACGACTCCCGATCCCGGAGCGTGGTCCTGGTTCCGGGAGGAACGGGTCAAGCTCGGCCCGGTCACGCCGGTCGTGGAGGCGGACCCGCTGGATCCGGGCGAGGTGCGTGTCGAGAAGCGCCGGGTGCTCGTCGGGACGGCCACCGTGCCGGTGCGGCTCGGTGACGTGCAGGCTCAGGGCAAGAAGCGGATGGCGGCGACCGACTGGGCGCGCGGCACCCGGATCGAGGCGGGGGAGCGAGTGCGATGA
- a CDS encoding RsmB/NOP family class I SAM-dependent RNA methyltransferase: MNERRTRKPSGGGNRRPPQKRKGPQRPPAEDPARMAAWDVLRAVRERDAYANLALPSLLSQRRITGRDAALATELTYGTCRARGLLDAIIGECSDRALSDVDPDLLDVLRLGAYQILRTRIPPHASVASTVDLVRGEGGSHLAGFANAVLRRISERDEQQWIEKVAPPVEDDPVGHLALRHAHPRWIAQAFADALGSTGDELADALAADDARPDVHLLARPGEISADELAAITGGEPAPYSPYGVRLDPGTGDPGELEPVREGFAVVQDEGSQLAALAVTRPQVEGSDLRWLDLCAGPGGKANLLGALLTVDGGTLDAVEQAPHRADLVRRATEGLSVRVRVDDGREPDLEPGYDRVLVDAPCTGLGALRRRPEARWRRQPSDLAELGRLQRTLLLSAVELTRPGGVVGYVVCSPHVSETEGVVADVVRRTGVRQLDAREAFPDVPDLGAGPSVQLWPHRHGTDAMFCALFRV, encoded by the coding sequence ATGAACGAGAGGCGAACGCGCAAGCCGTCGGGTGGCGGAAACCGACGCCCGCCACAAAAACGCAAGGGCCCGCAGCGTCCGCCCGCCGAGGACCCCGCGCGGATGGCGGCGTGGGACGTCCTGCGCGCTGTTCGGGAACGGGACGCCTACGCGAACCTGGCCTTGCCGTCACTGCTGTCGCAGCGGCGGATCACGGGACGAGACGCGGCGCTGGCGACCGAGCTCACCTACGGCACCTGCCGTGCGCGCGGACTGCTCGACGCGATCATCGGCGAGTGCAGCGATCGTGCTCTCTCCGACGTGGACCCCGACCTGCTCGACGTGTTGCGGCTCGGGGCGTATCAGATTCTGCGCACCCGAATTCCCCCGCACGCCTCTGTCGCCTCCACAGTAGACCTGGTGCGCGGAGAGGGCGGATCGCATCTCGCGGGCTTCGCGAACGCCGTGCTGCGACGGATCAGTGAACGCGACGAGCAGCAGTGGATCGAGAAGGTGGCGCCGCCCGTCGAGGACGACCCCGTGGGACATCTCGCGCTGCGTCACGCGCACCCGCGTTGGATCGCGCAGGCGTTCGCGGACGCACTCGGGTCCACTGGGGACGAACTCGCCGACGCGCTGGCCGCCGACGACGCGCGGCCGGACGTGCACCTTCTCGCACGACCGGGCGAGATCAGCGCGGACGAACTCGCCGCGATCACCGGCGGTGAGCCCGCGCCGTACTCGCCGTACGGGGTGCGTCTCGATCCCGGTACCGGGGATCCCGGCGAGCTCGAACCGGTGCGCGAGGGTTTCGCCGTCGTGCAGGACGAGGGCAGCCAACTCGCCGCGCTCGCCGTGACCCGGCCCCAGGTGGAGGGCTCGGATCTTCGATGGCTCGACCTGTGCGCCGGTCCCGGCGGCAAGGCGAACCTGCTCGGCGCACTGCTCACTGTGGACGGCGGCACGCTCGACGCCGTCGAACAGGCGCCGCACCGGGCCGATCTTGTGCGCCGTGCCACAGAGGGTCTGTCGGTTCGAGTGCGCGTCGACGACGGCAGGGAGCCCGACCTGGAGCCGGGATACGACCGCGTGCTCGTCGACGCTCCGTGCACCGGGCTCGGTGCGCTGCGCAGGCGCCCCGAAGCGCGCTGGCGGCGCCAGCCGTCCGATCTCGCCGAGCTCGGCCGTCTGCAACGCACCCTCCTGCTCTCGGCGGTGGAACTCACCCGCCCGGGCGGTGTCGTCGGGTATGTCGTGTGCTCGCCGCACGTGTCCGAGACCGAGGGCGTGGTCGCCGACGTCGTGCGCCGCACCGGGGTCCGGCAACTGGACGCGCGAGAGGCGTTCCCGGACGTTCCCGACCTCGGCGCCGGTCCCTCGGTGCAGCTGTGGCCGCACCGGCACGGCACCGACGCCATGTTCTGCGCGCTGTTCCGGGTGTAG
- a CDS encoding nucleoside deaminase, producing MTAQERSSMRDWLAVALEQARIGLAEGGVPIGAALVDADGTILGRGRNRRVQDDDPTGHGETAAFRDAGRKRSYAGTTMVTTLSPCWYCSGLVRQFGIGRLVVGEARNFSGGHEWLAEHGVEVTVLDDPECVAVMQEFIATHPHLWNEDIGRA from the coding sequence ATGACCGCCCAGGAACGGAGCAGCATGCGCGACTGGCTCGCCGTCGCGTTGGAGCAGGCGCGGATCGGGCTCGCCGAAGGGGGAGTGCCGATCGGTGCCGCCCTCGTCGATGCAGACGGGACGATCCTCGGCAGGGGCCGAAACCGCCGGGTACAGGACGACGACCCGACCGGGCACGGCGAGACGGCGGCGTTCCGCGACGCCGGGCGGAAGCGCTCGTACGCGGGAACGACGATGGTGACGACGCTGTCACCGTGCTGGTACTGCAGCGGCCTCGTGCGGCAGTTCGGCATCGGGAGGCTCGTCGTCGGCGAAGCCAGGAACTTCTCCGGTGGGCACGAGTGGCTCGCCGAGCACGGGGTCGAGGTCACCGTGCTCGACGACCCCGAGTGCGTCGCCGTGATGCAGGAGTTCATCGCCACCCACCCGCATCTCTGGAACGAGGACATCGGCCGCGCCTGA
- a CDS encoding OsmC family protein — translation MSSRSEQDAPRTEQVPGTPVQVRRTGEHTFVATNGRGGEVTIGRDGVVDGFTPGELLLAAIAGCSAVTVESLVTRRLGDDAEITFHADRTKEPDDPNTFSAVQVAGEMDLSSLDEQERSKLAEAAHRAIERACTVSRSVERGTPISLDLPE, via the coding sequence ATGTCGTCCAGGTCGGAGCAGGACGCGCCCCGCACGGAGCAGGTGCCGGGCACGCCGGTTCAGGTCCGGCGCACCGGAGAGCACACGTTCGTCGCGACCAACGGTCGCGGCGGTGAGGTCACGATCGGGCGCGACGGGGTGGTCGACGGATTCACGCCTGGCGAACTGTTGCTCGCTGCGATCGCCGGATGCTCGGCCGTGACGGTCGAGAGCCTCGTGACGCGGCGACTCGGGGACGACGCCGAGATCACGTTCCACGCCGACCGCACCAAGGAGCCCGACGACCCGAACACCTTCTCCGCGGTGCAGGTCGCGGGCGAGATGGATCTGTCGTCGTTGGACGAGCAGGAGCGGTCCAAGCTCGCCGAGGCGGCGCACCGCGCCATCGAACGCGCCTGCACGGTGAGCCGCAGCGTGGAGCGGGGCACACCGATCAGCCTCGACCTGCCCGAGTAA
- a CDS encoding amino acid permease, producing the protein MDRAEATTSQQEGGLRRDLSGRQVGMIAIGGAIGTGLFLGSGLAINMAGPAVIIAYVLAAFAALGLAYAMCEMIVVHPEAGGFGAVAHRYLGSFAGFVQRWIYWFAQVVNIGSEVVAAGLYMQFWYPQLPLWIPVVGFSVIMLAVNAAAVKFFGEFEYWFAMIKVVTIIVFIALGFTYIFFGLPGQEATGFGALTEYDGFLPNGVGAVWLAMTVVTFSYLGTEAIALTASESRDPRRDVPRAARGLVLRLGLFYVLGMLAVVSIVPWNQVSTEEDVMQSPFVRLFDTVGIPAAAGVMNFVILSAALSAMNTNLYITSRMTYSLAKDGFAPRWFTVLSANGTPRRALLISALGLGLAAAVAVGSPDTAFPMLLGIALFGALVTWLIILASHLAFRRTRTAQGLPDSPVRLPGAPVTTVLAMLFVAAVLLTTPFTEQFSVAWQAGVPFLLLVCLAYVLVMRSRSRRS; encoded by the coding sequence GTGGACCGGGCGGAGGCGACGACGAGTCAGCAGGAGGGCGGTCTGCGCCGCGACCTGAGCGGCAGGCAGGTCGGGATGATCGCCATCGGCGGCGCGATCGGCACCGGCCTGTTCCTCGGCTCCGGCCTGGCGATCAACATGGCGGGCCCGGCGGTGATCATCGCCTACGTCCTGGCCGCGTTCGCCGCACTCGGCCTCGCCTACGCGATGTGCGAAATGATCGTGGTGCATCCCGAGGCCGGTGGGTTCGGTGCCGTCGCGCACCGCTACCTCGGCAGCTTCGCCGGGTTCGTGCAGCGGTGGATCTACTGGTTCGCCCAGGTCGTCAACATCGGTAGCGAGGTCGTGGCAGCGGGGCTGTACATGCAGTTCTGGTACCCGCAGCTGCCGTTGTGGATCCCGGTGGTCGGGTTCTCGGTGATCATGCTCGCGGTCAACGCCGCGGCCGTGAAGTTCTTCGGTGAGTTCGAGTACTGGTTCGCGATGATCAAGGTCGTCACGATCATCGTGTTCATCGCGCTGGGCTTCACCTACATCTTCTTCGGCCTCCCCGGCCAGGAGGCGACCGGTTTCGGTGCGTTGACCGAATACGACGGCTTCCTGCCGAACGGGGTCGGCGCAGTGTGGCTGGCCATGACCGTCGTGACGTTTTCCTACCTGGGCACGGAGGCGATCGCGCTGACCGCGTCCGAGTCACGCGATCCACGCCGGGACGTGCCGCGCGCCGCGCGGGGCTTGGTGCTGCGGCTGGGCCTGTTCTACGTCCTGGGGATGCTCGCGGTCGTCTCGATCGTTCCGTGGAACCAGGTCTCGACCGAAGAGGACGTGATGCAGAGCCCCTTCGTGCGGCTCTTCGACACCGTCGGCATTCCCGCGGCGGCGGGCGTGATGAACTTCGTGATCCTCTCGGCGGCGCTCTCGGCGATGAACACGAACCTCTACATCACGTCCCGGATGACGTACTCGCTGGCCAAGGACGGATTCGCGCCGCGATGGTTCACCGTGCTCAGCGCGAACGGCACCCCGAGGCGGGCGTTGCTGATCTCGGCGCTCGGACTCGGGCTCGCGGCGGCGGTCGCCGTCGGGTCGCCGGACACGGCGTTCCCGATGCTGCTCGGCATCGCGCTGTTCGGCGCGCTGGTGACCTGGCTGATCATTCTCGCGAGCCATCTGGCGTTCCGTAGGACCCGCACCGCGCAAGGCTTGCCGGACTCGCCCGTCCGGCTTCCCGGCGCTCCCGTCACCACGGTGCTCGCGATGCTGTTCGTGGCGGCAGTGCTGCTGACGACGCCGTTCACCGAGCAGTTCAGCGTCGCGTGGCAGGCCGGCGTGCCGTTCCTGCTGCTCGTGTGCCTGGCGTACGTGCTGGTGATGCGCAGCCGGAGCCGTCGAAGCTGA
- the rpe gene encoding ribulose-phosphate 3-epimerase, translated as MSNHPLIAPSLLSADFARLSDEMSAVSDSDWLHVDVMDAHFVPNLTLGLPVVQSLLKATDIPIDCHLMIENPDHWAIGYAEAGAYNVTSHVEAAEDPVALAKNLRAAGAKAGLSVKPGTPLQPYLDVLKHYDTLLVMSVEPGFGGQSFITDVLSKVREARKLVETGHLNLVVEIDGGINADTIEQAAEAGVDCFVAGSAVYGAEDPNKAVEALRAQAGRASAHLGV; from the coding sequence GTGTCGAACCACCCGCTCATCGCGCCCTCGCTGCTCTCCGCCGACTTCGCCCGGCTCTCCGACGAGATGTCGGCCGTCAGCGACTCCGACTGGCTGCACGTCGACGTCATGGACGCGCATTTCGTGCCGAACCTGACGCTGGGGCTGCCGGTGGTGCAGTCGCTGCTCAAGGCCACCGACATCCCGATCGACTGCCATCTGATGATCGAGAACCCGGATCACTGGGCGATCGGGTACGCCGAGGCGGGCGCCTACAACGTCACCAGCCACGTGGAGGCCGCCGAGGACCCGGTGGCGCTGGCGAAGAACCTCCGCGCGGCCGGAGCGAAGGCGGGCCTGTCGGTGAAGCCGGGCACGCCGTTGCAGCCGTACCTGGACGTGCTCAAGCATTACGACACGTTGCTCGTGATGTCCGTCGAGCCCGGCTTCGGTGGGCAGAGCTTCATCACGGACGTGCTCAGCAAGGTTCGCGAGGCACGCAAGCTCGTCGAGACCGGACACCTCAACCTGGTCGTGGAGATCGACGGCGGGATCAACGCCGACACCATCGAGCAGGCAGCCGAGGCGGGCGTGGACTGCTTCGTCGCCGGCTCCGCTGTGTACGGGGCAGAGGACCCGAACAAGGCGGTCGAGGCGCTGCGCGCGCAGGCCGGGCGCGCCTCGGCCCACCTCGGCGTCTGA
- the ribD gene encoding bifunctional diaminohydroxyphosphoribosylaminopyrimidine deaminase/5-amino-6-(5-phosphoribosylamino)uracil reductase RibD, translating into MRAALAAADGVRGLTSPNPPVGCVILDVEGRTVAVGATEPPGGPHAEVVALAEAGPAARGGTAVVTLEPCGHAGRTGPCAQALLDAGIARVVHAVTDPNPRAAGGSETLRAGGVEVHAGLLADEVASGSLRAWMHFVRTGRPHVTWKYAATVDGRSAAVDGTSKWISSETSRAEVHRVRAAMDAMIVGTGTVLSDDPQLTARTPDGALADRQPLRVVVGDTSVPAHARVLDDSADTLLLAHAPPEGVLTDLAARGVVDVLLEGGPSLAGAFVAAGCVDRVLGYIAPALLGTGTAALGDAGVGSISQAWWLRIEETTMSGPDVRISAVPVRADDPSAVR; encoded by the coding sequence ATGCGCGCCGCCCTGGCCGCCGCCGACGGTGTTCGCGGTCTCACGAGTCCGAACCCGCCGGTGGGCTGCGTGATCCTCGACGTGGAGGGGCGCACCGTCGCCGTGGGCGCCACGGAGCCGCCGGGAGGCCCGCACGCGGAGGTAGTGGCGCTGGCCGAAGCCGGTCCGGCGGCTCGTGGTGGCACCGCCGTCGTGACGCTCGAACCGTGCGGGCACGCCGGGCGGACCGGGCCGTGCGCGCAGGCGCTCCTGGACGCGGGAATCGCCCGGGTGGTGCACGCCGTGACCGACCCGAACCCGCGCGCCGCCGGTGGCTCGGAAACGCTGCGTGCCGGTGGGGTCGAGGTGCACGCCGGCTTGCTGGCCGACGAAGTCGCTTCGGGTTCGTTGCGCGCCTGGATGCACTTCGTCCGCACCGGACGGCCGCACGTCACCTGGAAGTACGCGGCCACTGTGGACGGCCGCTCCGCAGCGGTGGACGGGACCAGCAAGTGGATCAGCTCGGAGACCTCCCGGGCCGAGGTGCACCGCGTGCGCGCCGCGATGGACGCGATGATCGTCGGCACCGGCACGGTGCTCTCCGACGACCCGCAACTGACCGCGCGGACCCCCGACGGCGCACTCGCCGACCGGCAACCGCTGCGCGTGGTCGTGGGGGACACGTCGGTGCCTGCCCACGCACGAGTGCTCGACGACTCGGCGGACACGCTGCTGCTGGCACACGCCCCGCCGGAGGGGGTGCTCACCGACCTCGCTGCTCGCGGTGTCGTGGACGTCTTGCTGGAGGGTGGTCCGAGCCTGGCGGGCGCTTTCGTCGCGGCCGGGTGCGTCGATCGCGTCCTCGGCTACATCGCGCCCGCACTGCTGGGCACGGGCACGGCGGCGTTGGGTGACGCCGGGGTGGGAAGTATCTCGCAAGCGTGGTGGTTACGGATCGAGGAGACCACCATGAGCGGACCCGACGTGCGGATCAGCGCCGTCCCGGTCCGGGCCGACGACCCCTCCGCCGTGCGCTAG
- a CDS encoding riboflavin synthase, with the protein MFTGIVEELGTVAAVEPRDDGARLVVDGTLVTSDAQHGDSISVNGVCLTVVDVGDGRFGVDVVGETLRRSTLGGLTAGDRVNLERAMSLGDRLGGHIVQGHVDGTAVVRGERDGLTGFELPPHLAHYLVEKGSVTVDGVSLTVAELAADRFGVALVPTTLELTTLGRRRPGDRVNIEVDVLAKHLERLASAQLGHLGDSGRGRTGENGTTAGSSPDEPARRGHAADG; encoded by the coding sequence GTGTTCACCGGCATCGTCGAGGAACTCGGCACCGTCGCCGCGGTGGAGCCGCGTGACGACGGTGCCCGGCTGGTCGTCGACGGCACGCTGGTCACCTCGGACGCCCAGCACGGCGACTCGATCTCCGTGAACGGCGTCTGCCTGACCGTCGTCGATGTCGGCGACGGTCGCTTCGGGGTCGACGTGGTGGGCGAGACGCTGCGCCGGTCGACGCTCGGCGGGCTCACTGCCGGGGACCGGGTGAACCTGGAGCGCGCGATGAGCCTCGGGGACCGGCTCGGCGGTCACATCGTGCAAGGACACGTCGACGGCACGGCCGTCGTCCGGGGCGAGCGGGACGGCTTGACCGGCTTCGAGTTGCCCCCGCACCTGGCGCACTACCTGGTCGAGAAGGGCTCCGTCACCGTGGACGGGGTGTCGCTGACCGTCGCCGAACTCGCCGCCGACCGGTTCGGTGTCGCACTCGTGCCCACCACGCTGGAGCTCACGACGCTGGGGCGCCGGAGGCCGGGTGATCGGGTCAACATCGAGGTAGACGTGCTGGCCAAACATCTGGAACGGCTCGCCTCGGCCCAGCTGGGGCACCTGGGGGACTCCGGGCGGGGCCGAACGGGGGAGAATGGGACCACGGCGGGTTCGTCGCCGGACGAGCCTGCCCGCCGGGGCCACGCCGCGGACGGGTAG